A window from Telopea speciosissima isolate NSW1024214 ecotype Mountain lineage chromosome 8, Tspe_v1, whole genome shotgun sequence encodes these proteins:
- the LOC122670872 gene encoding aspartate aminotransferase, cytoplasmic gives MRPQHSLSGAHGSPTDRRLSALARHLSDDPSTFSMDSQNTISPSPTAAFNGDSVFANVVRAPEDPILGVTVAYNKDTSPIKLNLGVGAYRTEEGKPYVLNVVRRAEQMLVQDQSRVKEYLPITGLAEFNKLSAKLIFGSDSPAIQENRVTTVQCLSGTGSLRVGAEFLVRHYHQHTIYIPQPTWGNHPKVFTIAGLSVKTYRYYDPATRGLNFQGLLEDLGSAPTGAIVLLHACAHNPTGVDPTLDQWEQIRKLTRSKGLLPFFDSAYQGFASGSLDADAQPIRMFVADGGECLATQSYAKNMGLYGERVGALNIVCKTADVASRVESQLKLVIRPMFSSPPIHGPSIVATILKDRDMYHEWTIELKAMADRIKSMRQQLFDALRSRGTPGDWSHIIKQIGMFTFTGLNTEQVSFMTKEYHVYMTSDGRISMAGLSSRTVPHLADAIHAAVTRIV, from the exons ATGCGCCCACAGCACTCTTTATCCGGCGCCCACGGTTCGCCAACGGATCGAAGGTTAAGTGCTTTGGCGAGGCATCTCTCAGATGATCCTTCCACTTTTTCCATGGATTCCCAAAAcaccatctctccctctccaactGCTGCTTTCAATGGCGATTCTGTGTTCGCCAACGTTGTTCGAGCTCCTGAAGATCCGATTCTTGGG GTGACTGTTGCATATAACAAGGATACCAGCCCAATCAAGTTGAATTTAGGTGTTGGTGCCTATCGAACAGAG GAAGGCAAACCTTATGTTCTGAATGTGGTGAGACGTGCAGAGCAGATGCTAGTACAGGACCA GTCTCGCGTTAAGGAGTATCTCCCCATTACTGGATTGGCAGAGTTCAATAAATTAAGTGCTAAGCTCATTTTTGGTTCTGACAG CCCTGCTATTCAAGAGAACCGGGTGACTACTGTCCAGTGCTTGTCTGGTACTGGTTCACTCAGGGTTGGTGCTGAGTTTTTGGTCAGACATTATCACCAA CACACAATATACATTCCGCAACCTACATGGGGGAACCATCCAAAAGTTTTCACTATAGCTGGATTGTCTGTGAAGACTTATCGCTACTATGACCCAGCTACACGTGGACTGAACTTCCAAG GCCTTCTAGAAGATCTTGGTTCTGCTCCAACAGGAGCAATAGTGCTGCTTCACGCATGTGCTCACAATCCGACTGGTGTTGATCCAACCCTTGACCAGTGGGAGCAGATTAGGAAGCTGACGAGATCAAAAGGATTGTTGCCTTTCTTTGATAGTGCCTATCAG ggttttgcaAGTGGAAGCCTGGATGCCGATGCACAACCTATTCGCATGTTTGTTGCAGATGGTGGTGAATGCCTTGCAACTCAGAGTTATGCGAAGAACATGGGACTCTATGGGGAGCGTGTTGGTGCCCTCAACATT GTTTGCAAGACAGCGGATGTAGCAAGCAGGGTTGAAAGCCAGCTCAAACTTGTGATCAGGCCCATGTTTTCCAGTCCACCTATCCATGGTCCATCCATTGTAGCTACCATCCTCAAGGACAG GGATATGTATCATGAATGGACAATTGAGTTGAAAGCAATGGCTGACCGGATTAAAAGCATGCGCCAGCAACTATTTGATGCTCTACGTTCCAGAG GTACACCAGGCGATTGGAGTCATATTATTAAGCAGATTGGAATGTTTACATTCACAGGATTGAATACAGAGCAAGTTTCCTTCATGACCAAAGAGTATCACGTCTACATGACATCTGACGG AAGAATTAGCATGGCAGGTCTGAGCTCAAGGACAGTCCCTCATCTTGCAGATGCCATACATGCAGCTGTCACCCGTATTGTTTAA
- the LOC122672124 gene encoding ninja-family protein AFP2-like, which yields MGEAMRGKPSETEHLSLPMAGYPIDLLKRFTSVSNQATEIEAETEDSEGIELNLGLSLGGCFEVDPKEKRQLIRSSSVAGLMTFLREDDAVTPPPVAPLPRTCSLPTEIEEERRKQKELQCLRRMEAKRKSRDMDSAS from the coding sequence ATGGGTGAAGCAATGAGAGGTAAACCCAGTGAAACCGAGCATCTCTCTCTGCCAATGGCTGGGTACCCGATAGATCTGTTGAAGAGATTCACGTCTGTGAGTAATCAGGCGACCGAAATTGAGGCTGAAACGGAAGATAGTGAAGGAATCGAACTGAATCTTGGGCTTTCTTTAGGTGGTTGCTTTGAGGTAGACCCCAAGGAGAAGAGGCAGCTCATACGTTCATCTTCGGTCGCTGGGTTAATGACTTTTTTGCGGGAAGATGATGCTGTTACTCCACCACCTGTTGCGCCTTTGCCCAGAACCTGTTCATTGCCTactgagatagaagaagaacgGAGGAAACAGAAGGAGTTACAGTGTCTGAGGAGGATGGAGGCGAAGAGGAAGAGTAGAGACATGGATTCAGCGTCATAG
- the LOC122670616 gene encoding tetraspanin-19-like → MVKCSRCCLHRSMKMVNLAVILFGVAIIVYSLWLLKRWKEGVREISSETTIPTPWFIYTCLGEGIVVCLSMLSGHMVANCISSYTLFTYLASVCSILCLQTLAFISIFYKMDWKDKISKYIDLQDEKFGNFLRINLSVSRLLLIMILAAQINAVIVAFILWATGAEPRSHCRSFGTPEFNQSFLVIPDSPVQLNGGSSLGRNFEA, encoded by the exons ATGGTGAAATGTAGCAGGTGTTGCTTACATCGCTCAATGAAGATGGTCAACCTGGCTGTCATCTTATTTGGGGTTGCCATCATTGTTTACTCTCTTTGGTTGTTAAAGAGATGGAAGGAAGGAGTTAGAGAAATTAGTTCTGAAACCACTATTCCTACACCATG GTTCATCTACACATGTTTGGGTGAAGGAATTGTTGTGTGTTTGAGCATGCTCTCTGGCCACATGGTTGCTAACTGTATCAGTTCTTATACTCTCTTCACT TATTTAGCATCTGTTTGCTCCATTCTTTGCCTTCAAACTCTGgcatttatttctattttctacaaGATGGATTGGAAAGAT AAAATCTCCAAATACATTGATTTGCAAGATGAGAAATTTGGCAACTTCCTGAGAATCAACTTAAGTGTGTCTCGTTTGCTCTTGATCATGATCTTAGCTGCACAG ATCAATGCTGTCATAGTTGCATTCATTCTATGGGCCACTGGAGCAGAACCAAGGAGTCATTGTCGCAGTTTCGGCACACCTGAATTTAATCAATCCTTTCTGGTGATACCTGACTCTCCGGTTCAACTTAATGGAGGGAGTTCACTTGGAAGGAATTTTGAAGCTTAG